One stretch of Mus pahari chromosome 15, PAHARI_EIJ_v1.1, whole genome shotgun sequence DNA includes these proteins:
- the LOC115065504 gene encoding formin-like protein 18 → MVAGVPKVASWVSARSWGARGGGDHGSGEVGVQSEPGSPSPFAVPSSPERAELREARAARERKRASREPLTEADGARRPFVCGRGAGALRPVAPALARPSSRRLPDSPARARARPPPALPPPLLRPQPRPCPGPRAPTCCGGDSWSPSNRTGDHPAGTQTRRRPLVSSRVSAPPAWTSGPGAAWASRWAPALQSSCRTSSWVLTPARVGGSLKARSLKKGCRDVELSLSPGRSLVFASGRKKKRPQDARFMQERQKGKYPPRSKSMYQLRVWRVGTASVTQDNWKSGGLPSVCFSSESGVWKRLLTTVCLSIGGS, encoded by the exons ATGGTGGCCGGCGTTCCGAAAGTCGCGAGTTGGGTGTCTGCTCGGTCTTGGGGGGCGCGGGGGGGAGGGGATCACGGATCAGGTGAGGTTGGGGTGCAGAGTGAGCCGGGAAGTCCCAGTCCTTTTGCAGTTCCCAGCTCTCCGGAGCGGGCGGAACTCCGGGAGGCGCGGGCAGCGAGAGAAAGAAAGCGGGCGAGCAGGGAGCCACTCACCGAGGCAGACGGAGCGCGGCGGCCCTTTGTCTGCGGCCGCGGCGCCGGCGCTCTCCGCCCGGTTGCACCAGCCCTGGCGCGGCCGAGCTCCCGCCGGCTCCCCGACAGTCCGGCTCGGGCTCGGGCCCGGCCCCCGCCCGCACTGCCCCCGCCGCTGCTCCGCCCCCAGCCCCGCCCCTGCCCCGGCCCGCGGGCCCCCACCTGCTGCGGCGGGGACAGCTGGAGCCCCAGCAACCGCACCGGGGACCATCCAGCTGGGACCCAGACCCGGAGGCGGCCTCTCGTGAGCAGCCGGGTTTCTGCACCTCCTGCGTGGACGTCCGGTCCCGGGGCAGCCTGGGCTTCCCGCTGGGCACCTGCTCTTCAGAGCTCCTGTCGCACTAGCAGCTGGGTCCTCACTCCTGCAAGGGTTGGAGGTTCCCTCAAAGCCCGGTCCTTGAAGAAGGGTTGTCGGGATGTGGAGCTCTCCCTGAGCCCCGGCCGGAGCTTAGTCTTTGCTTCGG GACGGAAGAAAAAGAGGCCTCAAGATGCTCGTTTCATGCAAGAGAGACAGAAGGGCAAATATCCCCCCCGAAGTAAATCCATGTATCAGCTGAGGGTCTGGCGAGTGGGCACCGCAAGTGTGACCCAAGACAACTGGAAGTCTGGGGGTCTCCCTTCTGTGTGTTTTAGCTCAGAGTCTGGGGTCTGGAAACGGCTCCTAACGACTGTGTGCTTGTCCAT AGGAGGTTCCTGA